One genomic window of Halogeometricum sp. S3BR5-2 includes the following:
- a CDS encoding cellulase family glycosylhydrolase, whose translation MDDTEGVSRRGVLAALGAGGIATLGGCVGSTGSDAIVAAATEASSDAAPSGGTATARETEMETETPASTMTEQPSPSLTGDGLSNVRGAVYLPYRVFNHYQMWDRYAPAEIERDLTFASNLGLNSLRVFASYTVWQEDPAAFRDRFDHFLAAAADRGIAVLPMLFESIGTDPTPANVARNVPIRSPGGAVLRNRGRWAETAAFVRWFAERYGDHEGLLAIEVMNEPGELDHRVAFVREMLRVAREAHPTVPLTVGCKSLELNRQYADAIDVLQFHHNLPPTADQMRQKLGEASDFAAEVGKPVWLTEWQRTRVGPPDKMLPNYDSLADIVRDSDIDGDFFWQLMLNPAYNLKVRSMGRINGVFTEDGGVYSLEGARALAGSGDWEAPEIRPDWTGRVGSE comes from the coding sequence ATGGACGACACAGAGGGGGTATCGCGCCGAGGGGTCCTCGCGGCCCTGGGCGCCGGGGGAATCGCGACACTCGGGGGATGCGTCGGATCGACGGGGAGCGACGCTATCGTCGCCGCCGCGACGGAAGCGTCGTCGGACGCGGCGCCGTCCGGGGGGACGGCGACGGCCCGCGAAACCGAGATGGAGACGGAGACGCCGGCGTCGACGATGACCGAACAGCCGTCGCCGTCGCTGACGGGGGACGGTCTCTCGAACGTCCGGGGGGCGGTGTACCTGCCCTACCGGGTGTTCAACCACTACCAGATGTGGGACCGCTACGCGCCGGCGGAAATCGAGCGCGACCTGACGTTCGCGAGCAACCTCGGGCTGAACTCCCTCCGCGTGTTCGCAAGCTACACCGTCTGGCAGGAGGACCCGGCGGCGTTCCGCGACCGGTTCGACCACTTCCTCGCCGCGGCCGCCGACCGCGGTATCGCCGTGCTCCCGATGCTGTTCGAGAGCATCGGCACCGACCCGACGCCGGCGAACGTCGCCCGGAACGTCCCGATTCGGTCGCCGGGCGGCGCGGTGCTCCGAAACCGCGGGCGCTGGGCGGAGACGGCGGCGTTCGTCCGCTGGTTCGCGGAGCGGTACGGCGACCACGAGGGCCTCCTCGCAATCGAAGTCATGAACGAACCCGGCGAACTCGACCACCGCGTCGCGTTCGTGCGGGAGATGCTCCGCGTCGCGCGCGAGGCGCACCCGACGGTGCCGCTCACCGTCGGCTGTAAGAGCCTCGAACTCAACCGCCAGTACGCCGACGCTATCGACGTGCTGCAGTTCCACCACAACCTGCCGCCGACGGCCGACCAGATGCGGCAGAAACTCGGGGAGGCCTCGGACTTCGCCGCGGAGGTAGGAAAGCCCGTCTGGCTGACCGAGTGGCAGCGAACGCGCGTCGGGCCGCCGGACAAGATGCTGCCGAACTACGACTCGCTGGCCGATATCGTCCGCGACAGCGACATCGACGGCGACTTCTTCTGGCAGCTAATGTTGAACCCGGCGTACAACCTCAAGGTGCGGTCGATGGGCCGCATCAACGGCGTGTTCACCGAGGACGGCGGCGTCTACTCGCTGGAGGGGGCGCGTGCGCTCGCCGGGTCCGGCGACTGGGAGGCGCCGGAGATTCGGCCGGACTGGACGGGGCGCGTCGGGTCGGAGTAG
- a CDS encoding alpha/beta hydrolase gives MSETILVPGGREVRGTLETADSDADSTAAVVACPPHPQQGGHRGDERLVAVAGELVERGVDCLRFDYGPWDEGRGERADAARAVEWAAERYDRVGLFGFSFGGAVALSTAADGADVEAVSALAPASGLPDGSDVTAAFEEIPVPVQVVYGTRDDVADAASVADRAREFEQSVVELDADHFFVGQSGKVADRVADFLVPWVQPDASR, from the coding sequence GTGAGCGAGACGATTCTCGTCCCCGGCGGCCGCGAGGTGCGCGGAACGCTGGAGACGGCCGACTCGGACGCCGACTCGACCGCCGCCGTCGTCGCGTGCCCGCCGCACCCCCAGCAGGGCGGCCACCGGGGGGACGAACGCCTCGTCGCCGTCGCGGGCGAACTCGTCGAGCGAGGGGTCGACTGCCTGCGGTTCGACTACGGCCCGTGGGACGAGGGGCGCGGCGAACGCGCGGACGCCGCCCGCGCCGTCGAGTGGGCGGCCGAGCGGTACGACCGCGTCGGCCTGTTCGGGTTCAGTTTCGGCGGGGCCGTCGCGCTGTCGACCGCGGCCGACGGCGCCGACGTCGAGGCCGTCTCCGCGCTCGCGCCGGCGAGCGGACTCCCGGACGGGTCCGACGTGACGGCCGCCTTCGAGGAGATACCCGTCCCGGTGCAGGTGGTGTACGGGACGCGCGACGACGTCGCCGACGCGGCGTCGGTGGCCGACCGCGCCCGCGAGTTCGAGCAGTCGGTCGTCGAACTCGACGCGGACCACTTCTTCGTCGGCCAGTCGGGGAAGGTCGCCGACCGAGTCGCCGACTTCCTCGTCCCGTGGGTTCAGCCCGACGCCTCGCGGTAG
- a CDS encoding PspA/IM30 family protein — protein sequence MGILSRTSYVIRSKINAVLNRSEDPRETLDYSYEKMRDELQQVKQGIADLTTQKKRLEIQKRRLEENVEKHNEQAREAVRQDRDDLATRALEKKQAKMNQIEELETQIANLQETQDNLVDKKNELQNRIEEFRTKKETMKARYEAAEASTRVSEAMSGVGDEMGDVSRALERAEDQTDDMEARSAAMDELADTGAFDDAMSDKDSIDRELESGRSNAEVNTELETLKAEMGKSSADAGSDAADADAEAEATSDADADAELEEMDVSDEDVEAELEELKNEDDS from the coding sequence ATGGGAATCCTCTCACGCACCTCCTACGTCATCCGCTCGAAGATAAACGCCGTCCTCAATCGGTCGGAGGACCCGCGGGAGACGCTGGATTACTCCTACGAGAAGATGCGCGACGAACTCCAGCAGGTCAAACAGGGCATCGCGGACCTGACGACCCAGAAGAAGCGACTGGAGATACAGAAGCGTCGCCTCGAGGAGAACGTCGAGAAACACAACGAACAGGCCCGCGAGGCGGTCCGGCAGGACCGCGACGACCTGGCGACGCGCGCCCTGGAGAAGAAGCAGGCGAAGATGAACCAGATAGAGGAGTTGGAGACGCAGATAGCCAACCTCCAGGAGACGCAGGACAACCTCGTCGACAAGAAGAACGAACTCCAGAACCGCATCGAGGAGTTCCGCACGAAGAAGGAGACGATGAAGGCCCGCTACGAGGCGGCGGAGGCCTCCACGCGCGTCTCCGAGGCGATGTCCGGCGTCGGCGACGAGATGGGCGACGTCTCCCGCGCCCTCGAACGCGCCGAGGACCAGACCGACGATATGGAGGCGCGGTCGGCGGCGATGGACGAACTCGCCGATACCGGGGCGTTCGACGACGCGATGTCCGACAAGGACTCCATCGACCGCGAACTGGAGTCCGGTCGGTCGAACGCCGAGGTGAACACCGAACTGGAGACGCTGAAGGCCGAGATGGGCAAGTCGTCGGCGGACGCCGGGAGCGACGCGGCGGACGCGGACGCGGAGGCCGAGGCGACGAGCGACGCGGACGCCGACGCGGAACTCGAGGAGATGGACGTCTCCGACGAGGACGTCGAGGCGGAACTGGAGGAACTGAAGAACGAGGACGACTCCTGA
- a CDS encoding dipeptide epimerase: MLTTEFERVSYPLADEFTISRSTQTEAENVVVRITDDGGMTGVGAAAPSAHYGETADTVEAVLPDLLEAVESVGDPHGVARIERKMRERVADNPAARAGVEIALHDLASKRLGVPLYRQWGLDPDEAPPTSFTVGLDETEAMREKTEDAVEAGYPVLKVKLGTDRDEEIVEAVREAAPEATIRVDANEAWTPREAVRMSETLAEYGVEFVEQPVPASDPEGLKFVYERSALPIAADESCLTLSDVPRVADRVDIVNLKLMKCGGLAEATRMIHAARAHGLEVMLGCMIESNAAIAAACHLAPLLDYADLDGALLLGEDDYEGVPVEDGEIRLRELNRSGTGARRAD; the protein is encoded by the coding sequence CTGCTGACGACGGAGTTCGAGCGGGTGTCCTACCCGCTCGCCGACGAGTTCACCATCTCGCGGAGCACGCAGACGGAGGCGGAGAACGTCGTCGTGCGCATCACCGACGACGGCGGGATGACCGGCGTCGGCGCCGCGGCGCCCTCGGCGCACTACGGCGAGACGGCCGACACCGTCGAGGCCGTCCTCCCGGACCTCCTGGAGGCGGTCGAGTCCGTCGGCGACCCGCACGGCGTCGCCCGCATCGAGCGGAAGATGCGCGAACGCGTCGCCGACAACCCCGCCGCCCGCGCGGGCGTCGAGATAGCCCTCCACGACCTCGCCTCGAAGCGACTGGGCGTGCCGCTCTACCGCCAGTGGGGGCTCGACCCCGACGAGGCGCCGCCCACCTCGTTCACCGTCGGCCTCGACGAGACGGAGGCGATGCGCGAGAAGACCGAGGACGCCGTCGAGGCGGGCTATCCGGTGCTGAAAGTGAAACTCGGCACCGACCGCGACGAGGAGATAGTAGAGGCCGTGCGAGAGGCGGCGCCGGAGGCGACGATTCGCGTCGACGCCAACGAGGCGTGGACGCCCCGCGAGGCCGTCCGGATGTCGGAGACGCTCGCCGAGTACGGCGTCGAGTTCGTCGAACAACCGGTTCCGGCGTCGGACCCCGAGGGGCTGAAGTTCGTCTACGAGCGCTCGGCGCTCCCGATAGCCGCCGACGAGTCCTGTCTCACGCTCTCGGACGTGCCGCGCGTGGCCGACCGCGTCGACATCGTGAACCTGAAACTGATGAAGTGCGGCGGCCTCGCGGAGGCGACGCGGATGATACACGCCGCCCGCGCGCACGGACTGGAGGTGATGCTCGGCTGTATGATCGAGTCGAACGCCGCCATCGCCGCCGCCTGTCACCTCGCGCCCCTCCTCGACTACGCGGACCTCGACGGCGCCCTCCTCTTGGGTGAGGACGACTACGAGGGCGTTCCCGTCGAAGACGGCGAGATTCGGCTCCGAGAGCTGAATCGGAGCGGGACCGGGGCGCGCCGGGCGGACTGA
- a CDS encoding DUF1611 domain-containing protein: MTTGADGDSRRVVVLAHEKFPDRAKTATGVLKYADYDVVAVLDRDNPGTSARDHRADLPDVPIVASMDDAPEADALLVGIAPIGGGFDESWRDDVRTAIERGCDLISGLHYFLNDDEEFADLAAEHGVDINDVRRPHDDLSVSQGRAGEVDADVVLTVGTDCSVGKMTVSLELLEAARERGVDAGFIPTGQTGIMISGWGNPVDRVVSDFTAGAVEEMILEVGDDYDVLFVEGQGSIVHPAYSAVTCGILHGAMPDAMVLCHEAGREAIHGYESFELPSVSEYVDLYESLSAPVHEGSVVAGALNTSHLDDDGAAREAVDDYAGELGAPAADIVRFDADEVLDAVLEE, from the coding sequence ATGACTACAGGAGCAGACGGCGACTCCCGCCGGGTCGTCGTCCTCGCGCACGAGAAGTTCCCCGACCGGGCGAAGACGGCGACGGGCGTCCTCAAGTACGCCGACTACGACGTCGTCGCCGTCCTCGACCGAGACAACCCCGGCACCTCCGCGCGGGACCACCGCGCGGACCTGCCCGACGTGCCCATCGTCGCCTCGATGGACGACGCCCCCGAGGCGGACGCCCTCCTCGTCGGCATCGCCCCCATCGGCGGCGGGTTCGACGAGTCCTGGCGCGACGACGTGCGGACCGCCATCGAACGCGGTTGCGACCTCATCTCCGGCCTCCACTACTTCCTGAACGACGACGAGGAGTTCGCCGACCTCGCCGCCGAACACGGGGTCGACATAAACGACGTGCGGAGACCGCACGACGACCTCTCGGTGTCGCAGGGCCGCGCGGGCGAGGTGGACGCCGACGTCGTCCTCACCGTCGGCACCGACTGCTCGGTGGGGAAGATGACCGTCTCCTTGGAACTCCTCGAAGCGGCGCGCGAACGCGGCGTCGACGCGGGATTCATCCCGACGGGCCAGACGGGGATCATGATATCGGGGTGGGGCAACCCCGTCGACCGCGTCGTCTCGGACTTCACCGCCGGCGCCGTCGAAGAGATGATTCTGGAGGTCGGCGACGACTACGACGTGCTGTTCGTCGAGGGGCAGGGCAGCATCGTCCACCCCGCCTACTCCGCGGTCACCTGCGGCATCCTCCACGGCGCGATGCCCGACGCGATGGTGCTGTGCCACGAGGCGGGCCGCGAGGCCATCCACGGCTACGAGTCGTTCGAGCTTCCTTCGGTATCGGAGTACGTCGACCTCTACGAGTCGCTGTCGGCGCCCGTCCACGAGGGGAGCGTCGTCGCCGGCGCGTTGAACACCTCGCATCTGGACGACGACGGGGCGGCCCGCGAGGCCGTCGACGACTACGCCGGGGAACTCGGCGCGCCCGCCGCGGACATCGTCCGCTTCGACGCCGACGAGGTGCTGGACGCGGTGTTGGAGGAGTAG
- a CDS encoding Vms1/Ankzf1 family peptidyl-tRNA hydrolase: MLDELLGRAELKARIEELEEEKRHLERRAEAEEERRSEAASERQRAEKEVNRLEDRVTELEDRVERLGGDEEAELDFRGTEDLRGERLTEVLSRLESVATGPEGAFSAVVREDVPDDAAEAFGDRAALVRRAAPCVCLTDDAGVVSVALDAPTPPDPFAEWGEGFRLERSWFSPTEPVRVALVRSDLFALGVYDGDSLTLVDEVESDVMNAHSKGGFSQARFERRRDEQVDNHLDRAKEALAAHEDAADGLVVLGERTVLGDFRPMADRVATVDASGEPEEALREAVREFWTTRLYRL, from the coding sequence ATGCTGGACGAGTTGCTGGGGCGGGCTGAACTGAAGGCGCGCATCGAGGAGTTAGAGGAGGAGAAGCGACACCTCGAACGCCGCGCCGAGGCCGAGGAGGAGCGCCGCTCGGAGGCGGCCAGCGAGCGCCAACGGGCCGAGAAGGAGGTCAACCGCCTCGAAGACCGTGTCACGGAGTTGGAGGACAGAGTCGAGAGACTCGGCGGCGACGAGGAGGCGGAACTCGACTTCCGCGGGACCGAGGACCTCCGCGGGGAGCGCCTGACGGAGGTGCTCTCCCGACTCGAATCGGTCGCCACCGGCCCCGAGGGGGCGTTCTCCGCCGTCGTCCGCGAGGACGTGCCAGACGACGCGGCCGAGGCGTTCGGCGACAGGGCCGCCCTCGTCCGCCGGGCCGCGCCGTGCGTCTGTCTCACCGACGACGCCGGCGTCGTCTCCGTCGCCCTCGACGCCCCGACGCCGCCGGACCCGTTCGCAGAGTGGGGCGAGGGGTTCCGACTGGAGCGCTCGTGGTTCTCTCCGACCGAACCCGTCCGCGTCGCCCTCGTTCGCTCGGACCTGTTCGCCCTCGGCGTCTACGACGGCGACTCCCTGACGCTCGTCGACGAGGTGGAGTCGGACGTGATGAACGCCCACTCGAAGGGCGGGTTCTCGCAGGCGCGCTTCGAGCGCCGGCGCGACGAACAGGTGGACAACCACCTCGACAGGGCGAAGGAGGCGCTGGCGGCGCACGAGGACGCCGCCGACGGACTCGTCGTCCTCGGCGAGCGGACGGTGCTCGGCGACTTCCGACCGATGGCCGACCGGGTGGCGACGGTAGATGCCTCGGGCGAACCGGAAGAGGCGCTTCGGGAGGCGGTTCGGGAGTTCTGGACGACGCGGCTGTACCGATTATGA
- a CDS encoding putative glycolipid-binding domain-containing protein — MYSHYCWEPTDAVGFEDCAVAFTPSLRADGLVVTVGSDGDAARVRYRVRTDEEFRTEAVRVDRFDVGGRDDAAASASLSLAVDGGSWTVDRDPVPELDGCVDVDIAVTPLTNTLPVRRLGLAPGESETIAVAYLDPRTLDVSRAEQRYTRLADETGDGGRYRYESLASGFTATVSVDAAGVVRDYPGLFRRVRSPPLE; from the coding sequence GTGTACTCGCACTACTGCTGGGAGCCGACCGACGCGGTCGGATTCGAGGACTGCGCTGTCGCGTTCACGCCGTCGCTCCGCGCCGACGGACTCGTCGTCACGGTCGGTTCAGATGGCGACGCCGCGCGGGTCAGGTACCGAGTCCGGACGGACGAGGAGTTCCGGACCGAGGCGGTTCGCGTCGACCGGTTCGACGTCGGCGGCCGAGATGACGCCGCGGCGTCCGCATCGCTCTCGCTCGCCGTCGACGGCGGATCCTGGACCGTCGACCGCGACCCGGTCCCCGAACTCGACGGCTGCGTCGACGTGGACATCGCGGTGACGCCCCTGACGAACACGCTTCCGGTGCGACGCCTCGGCTTGGCCCCCGGCGAGTCGGAGACGATAGCCGTCGCCTACCTCGACCCTCGGACCCTCGACGTGTCGCGCGCGGAACAGCGGTACACCCGCCTCGCCGACGAGACGGGGGACGGAGGCCGGTACCGCTACGAGAGTCTCGCGAGCGGATTCACCGCAACGGTGAGCGTCGACGCCGCGGGCGTCGTCCGCGACTACCCCGGCCTATTCCGCCGCGTCAGGAGTCCGCCCCTCGAATAG
- a CDS encoding DUF5802 family protein: MFEQFSSGYYLGRLYVEPYDGDVPAIHRTDHTHVNERLYAEADLVRLDVPLVMKLDTGHFPVVGDEGVPSGTLAIPRDFAGSNLPDDRDVLLAKPERANELLRYAGYDFDDDAAMT, encoded by the coding sequence ATGTTCGAACAGTTTTCAAGCGGCTACTACCTGGGTCGCCTCTACGTCGAACCGTACGACGGCGACGTCCCCGCGATACACAGAACCGACCACACGCACGTCAACGAGCGACTGTACGCCGAGGCCGACCTCGTCCGCCTCGACGTGCCCCTCGTGATGAAACTCGACACCGGGCACTTCCCCGTCGTCGGCGACGAGGGGGTCCCCTCCGGCACGCTGGCCATCCCCCGAGACTTCGCGGGGTCGAACCTCCCGGACGACCGGGACGTGCTCCTAGCGAAACCGGAGCGAGCGAACGAACTGCTCCGCTACGCGGGGTACGACTTCGACGACGACGCCGCGATGACCTGA